In the Acetobacteroides hydrogenigenes genome, GAGTCGAGCGTGAGGGCAACGGTGCTCTCTATACGAAACTTTACCATCCGCATCATCTTTGCCGTTATGGGACCAATCTACGGCTGGTGCATCGACCTATACGGGCTGCAATCGGCGCTTTTCCTAGCCGGAATACTTTACTCCATCTTTAACTTTACCACGCTGTACTACTTTATTAAGTACCGAACGTTTGAGTAATCCAGATGCAAGACTAGATAAACCTAACAGGTTTTAAAAACCTGTTAGGTTTCAACTCGTGGTACGTGCGTCGTGATACGTGATACGAAAAAAGGCCCTACCGGAAAACCGGCAGGGCCTTTTACTATAACTCGAGCAAAATTAAAGTTATCTACTAATCATCTCCAAGCTGCGCTTTAGGAAGCTGTTTAGCGCCTCGCCCTTAAGCATGTTGTTGGAGAGCAGCGCTAGGTCGATGAGCTGGTGCACGATCTTGTGCGACTTACCCCAGCTACCCAGCATATCGGACTCCTCCTTGCGGATGGCCTCTACCTTACCCTCTACCTCTTCGATACGGGTCTTGAGCTCGGCTGGAACGTCCTCGTCCTTTTTATCGCCCTTTTGCTTGTTAAGGTCGGCTAGAACATCCTCCTCGGCCTTAAGCTTAGCCTTGTACTCGGTAATCTTATCCTTCAGCTCGGTGTTTAGATCGTCCTTAATCTCGGTTACCAGCGGATGGTTGGCGTTTACCACCACGTTGTACGAGTCGGGCATCTTGCCGTAGAAGTTCATTCCGCCACCGCCGCCCATTTGCGACATATCCTTCATGCGGCGCATGAACTCGTTTTGGGTGATGACTACCGGTGCTGCAGTTTCGCTAAGCGCCTCGAACGACACGTGGTACATGGCCTCGCCGCCCTCGGGGGTGTTGGCCTCGAATACGGGCTTCAGGTTCTCCTGCTCGTCGGGGGTAATCTTCCACTCCTTCTTCTTGTCCTTACGAACAAGGTTATCCATCACATCCGAGTCTACACGTACAAACTGTGCGTTCTCCAGCTTACCTTCGAGCATCTGCACGAAGTGGCTGTCGAGCTGGCCATCCATCACCATAACGTTGTACTGATGCGCCTTTGCGGCCTGGATGAAGCTGTACTGCGCCTCGGGGTCGTTGCTGTAGATGTACACCAGCTTACCGTCCTTGTCGGTTTGCTCCTCCTTAATGGCATCTTTATACTCCTCGAAGGTGTAGTGCTTGCCATCAACATCCTTAAACATAGCAAACTTGGCAGCGCTATCGTAGAACTTCTCGTCGGTAAGCATGCCGTACTCCACGAAGAGCTTCAGGTCGGCCCACTTCTGCTCGTAGGTTTCGCGCTCGTTCTTGAAAAGGGTGCTCAGGCGATCGGCCACCTTCTTGGTGATGTGGTTCGAAATCTTCTTAACGTTGGCATCGGACTGCAGGTAGCTGCGCGATACGTTAAGCGGAATATCGGGCGAGTCGATAACCCCGTGTAGCAGGGTAAGGAACTCGGGCACGATGCCCTCTACCGAGTCGGTAACGAATACCTGGTTGCAGTAGAGCTGTATCTTATTCTTCTGTAAATCGATGTTGTTCGAAATCTTAGGGAAGTAGAGTATCCCGGTAAGATTAAAGGGGTAGTCCACGTTTAGGTGGATATGGAACATGGGCTCGTCGGCCATGGGGTAAAGCGTGCGGTAGAACTCGGCGTAGTCCTCGTCCTTGAGCTCGGCAGGCTTCTTTGTCCAGATAGGGTTGGTTTGGTTGATGATGTTATCCTCATCGGTATCCTCGTACTTGCTATCCTTCCACTCCTTCTTCTTGCCGAAGGCGATTTCGATAGGCATGAACTTGCAGTACTTGTTCAGCAGCGCGCTGATGCGGCTCTCCTCTAGGAACTCCTCGCTATCGTCGGCTACGTGTAGGATGATGTCGGTACCACGGCGCTCGCGGGTGGTATCCTCGATGGTGTACTCGGGGCTACCGTCGCACTCCCAGCGTACGGCAGGCGCATCCTTCCACGACTTGGTAACCACCTCTACCGAGCTGCTCACCATAAACGACGAGTAGAAGCCCATACCAAAGTGTCCGATGATCTGTACCGACTGGTCCTTAAACTTATCCAAGAACTCCTCGGCACCCGAGAAAGCTATTTGGTTGATGTACTTCTCCACCTCGTCCTGGGTCATCCCCACACCGGCATCCGACACGGTGATGGTCTTCTTCTCCTTATCCACGCTCACGCGGATGGTCAAATCGCCCAGCTCCTGCTTGCACTCGCCGGTACCCACCAGCGTTTTGAGCTTTTGGGTGGCATCAACGGCATTCGACACCAGCTCGCGTAGGAAAATTTCGTGGTCGGAGTACAGGAATTTCTTGATGATGGGGAAGATATTTTCGGTAGATACCCCAATTTTACCTTTTTGCATATCGTAAGCTTTTTTGTTTTCTGGCTGATGTACGTTCAAACGGTGTGCCACCCCGCCCTTTCCTGTCAATATGGCAAGTGCACCTGACAACCAGCCCAAAAAGACGCTCCTACGTTGCCAAATTTTCAGCAATCCCCGCCTACGCTCCCAGCATTTCCTGACATTAGGACTTCCGACTATCGGTTTGTACTGCTGAATCCGCTCAGTAGTACTTCCAGCCTCCTGTTTGTACTGCTGAATTCGTTCAGTAGTACTTCCGCCTACCCATTTGCACCGTTGTACATTTACAAGAGTACTTTCATCTACCCGTTTGTACCGTTGTACATTTACAATAGTACTTCCATCGACCCGTTTGTACTAACACCTCTGCGTGTTTATACTTTTGGGCACCAGTTTTCACTAACACCTCCGCGTGTTTCTACTTCTGGGCATCGGTTTGTACTAACACGTTTGCGTGTTTCTACTTCCTCCTACCCGTTTGCACTAACACCTCCGCGTGTTTCTACTTCCGGGCATCGGTTTGCACTAACACGTTTGCGTGTTTTCACTTCCGACTAACCGTTTGTACTAGCAACTCCAGAGGGTTGAACTTTCTTCTAGCCAATAGTCCTCCAAACAAAAAGCGCCTCCCACACGGTGAAAGGCGCTCGCTATCTCTTTTCTAATCGTTACTGGGTAACGCTTCCGGTATTCGTAATCGTTATTGGAACCTGCATCCCATTTGGCATTTGAGCATTGGGTAAGAACTCAAGATTCCCCTTTAGGTTTTGGCTAAAGGTGCTTTTGATAATCCATCCCGTTTTCACATCTATGGTAACGTCCCCTTCGGTTGTTCCGTTAATGGCATACTTTGCGCTCATGCCATTAAGATTGGCAGGCTCGGCATTTTCGGGCGAAGACATTTCGCCAACGTACTTAACGGTAACGTTTTCGTTATTAACATCCGTAACCTCGTTTTCGTTATTAAGAACTAAAGCTAGCGAGGTCTTTATCTTTTGTACTGAATTCCACTTCTCTCCCTTTACATTTTTAGGGGGATAGTAGCTAAAGGTATTTTCAAGATTTTGCCTAATGGCGGCATTGCCAAACTGCTCGAAGAACTGGCCTTTTACCATTGCCTTTTGATCGTCGCTCAGGGCTACCACCGAGTTCACCGCCTTTTCGATAGCCGTATTGGCATCGATTTCGACAACCCTACCCGATTGGGTTAGCGTTACCTTAAAAGGATTCTTGGTTAGCTCCTGCATCAGCATCGACGAAGGGTCGTTTACATTTTTCGAATCGGAAGAGAGCTCCTGAACGCCCATTGGACTTTTTACCGTAGTTTTTAGGCTGCTAAAGGAAACTTCGGCAAAAAGCAGCGTATCCTTTACATCCAAAACCTTATAGCTGGTAGTTGAAACAATAGACATCTCAATATCCATGCTCATACCCTGTACGAACTGCGATACTTTGCTGTTAATGTTCGAAACCTGAGTATAGGTTTTCCCCTTCTCCAGCCTAAGCTGAATGGGTTTTTCGGCAAACGAAACCGAAAATGCGAAGAGCAAGAATACCGCTGTTAGAAGTTTTTTCATCGTAAAAATTTTTAGTTAGGATCTTTAATAGCGTATCGAGAACCTTTAACAAGGTTTAAACGATCGCATAAAGTAAGCAATAATTCATGATATGCAAGCCATTACCCAAAAATAAAAAGCGCGGCATCCCAACCGGGCTACCGCGCTTCCTGTGCTGTATCACTAAAAATTATTCGCTAATAAAATCCCCCTCGCGGATAAAGGCAACCGCCCTGTCGATGGCTTGGTACATGATGATGTCCTCCTCTACAAACGGAACTACCTTACGGAAATCGGCAAGGAACTCCTCGAGGTAGGGCGATGTCTTGGCTGGACGACGGAACTCGATGGCCTGAGATGCGTTCATCAGTTCGATGGCGAGGATACGCTCAACGTTATCCACAACTCGAAGCGCCTTGGTTGCCGCGTTACCGCCCATGCTAACGTGATCCTCCTGTCCGTTCGACGATACGATGGAGTCCACCGAAGCAGGCGTACATAGCTGCTTGTTCTGGCTCACCATCGATGCCTGAGCGTACTGAGGAATCATATAACCTGAATTTAGACCTGGGTTTGCCACCAAGAACTCTGGTAGTCCGCGTAGTCCAAGTATCAGCTGAGCCACACGACGCTCCGAGATGTTACCCAGCTCGGCAAGAGCAATGGCAAGGAAGTCCAATACCAGCGCCAACGGCTGTCCGTGGAAGTTACCACCCGAAAGCACCAAGTCCTCGTCAACAAAAACGGTTGGGTTATCGGTAACCGAGTTCACCTCGGTGAGGAGTACGCTGGCCACGTATGCAATGGCATCCTTCGATGCGCCGTGCACCTGCGGCATGCAGCGGAACGAGTATGGATCTTGCACGTGCTTCTTAGGGCGGGCGATGAGCTCGCTACCTTCTAGAATGGTGCGGATGTTTCGCGCAGTCTCCAGCTGCCCCTGATGCGGACGAATGGTGTGCAGCAGCTCGTTGAAAGGCTCAATGCGGCCATCAAACGCCTCTAGCGAAAGCGCACCAACCACATCGGCCAGTTTCACCAAACGGAACGCTCTGATAAGGGCAAGCACGCCGTGCGAGCTCATAAACTGTGTTCCGTTAAGCAGCGCCAATCCTTCCTTAGATTGTAGCTTGATAGGCTCCCAACCAAACTCCTTCAGTACCTCATCGGCGTTGCGCTTAACGCCCTTATGGCGAACCTCGCCCATGCCAATTAGCGGCAGGAACAGGTTCGAAAGCGGTGCAAGGTCGCCCGATGCGCCCAACGAGCCACGGTCGTACACAATAGGCAGCACATCGTTGTTGTAAAAGTCGATGATGCGCTGAACCGTAACCACCTGCACGCCGCTCTTACCCAACGATAGCGCGTGAGCCTTAAGGAAAAGCATAAGGCGGATAATCGCAGGTTCAACCTCGGCACCGGTGCTGCACGCATGCGACATCACCAGGTTTTCCTGAAGCTGGCTTAGCGCCTCGAATGATATGGAACGGTTGCAAAGCGAGCCAAATCCGGTGGTAATACCGTAAATCGGCTCAGTCTGCGTTTTCATTTTATTATCTAGATAGTCGCGGCACTTCTGAATAAGCGCAACCGACTCCTCCGAGAGGCTTAGCTGCAGCTCGCCATCAGCGGCTCTTTCGAGCACATCGTAGGTTAGCGGGTTAGGTGAGATTGTGTACTGGTTAGCCATTTTGTTTTTTTAAGTAGTTCTTCGGAGAACCTAGCGGGGCAGATGCGCTATCAGCTCGCCAACAGGCACCTCCTGCTGCTCCCCTGTTATCATATTCTTAAGAGATACAACTTGCTTCTGCATCTCGTTTTCTCCAACAATAGCC is a window encoding:
- a CDS encoding DUF6263 family protein translates to MKKLLTAVFLLFAFSVSFAEKPIQLRLEKGKTYTQVSNINSKVSQFVQGMSMDIEMSIVSTTSYKVLDVKDTLLFAEVSFSSLKTTVKSPMGVQELSSDSKNVNDPSSMLMQELTKNPFKVTLTQSGRVVEIDANTAIEKAVNSVVALSDDQKAMVKGQFFEQFGNAAIRQNLENTFSYYPPKNVKGEKWNSVQKIKTSLALVLNNENEVTDVNNENVTVKYVGEMSSPENAEPANLNGMSAKYAINGTTEGDVTIDVKTGWIIKSTFSQNLKGNLEFLPNAQMPNGMQVPITITNTGSVTQ
- the htpG gene encoding molecular chaperone HtpG, giving the protein MQKGKIGVSTENIFPIIKKFLYSDHEIFLRELVSNAVDATQKLKTLVGTGECKQELGDLTIRVSVDKEKKTITVSDAGVGMTQDEVEKYINQIAFSGAEEFLDKFKDQSVQIIGHFGMGFYSSFMVSSSVEVVTKSWKDAPAVRWECDGSPEYTIEDTTRERRGTDIILHVADDSEEFLEESRISALLNKYCKFMPIEIAFGKKKEWKDSKYEDTDEDNIINQTNPIWTKKPAELKDEDYAEFYRTLYPMADEPMFHIHLNVDYPFNLTGILYFPKISNNIDLQKNKIQLYCNQVFVTDSVEGIVPEFLTLLHGVIDSPDIPLNVSRSYLQSDANVKKISNHITKKVADRLSTLFKNERETYEQKWADLKLFVEYGMLTDEKFYDSAAKFAMFKDVDGKHYTFEEYKDAIKEEQTDKDGKLVYIYSNDPEAQYSFIQAAKAHQYNVMVMDGQLDSHFVQMLEGKLENAQFVRVDSDVMDNLVRKDKKKEWKITPDEQENLKPVFEANTPEGGEAMYHVSFEALSETAAPVVITQNEFMRRMKDMSQMGGGGGMNFYGKMPDSYNVVVNANHPLVTEIKDDLNTELKDKITEYKAKLKAEEDVLADLNKQKGDKKDEDVPAELKTRIEEVEGKVEAIRKEESDMLGSWGKSHKIVHQLIDLALLSNNMLKGEALNSFLKRSLEMISR
- the hutH gene encoding histidine ammonia-lyase; protein product: MANQYTISPNPLTYDVLERAADGELQLSLSEESVALIQKCRDYLDNKMKTQTEPIYGITTGFGSLCNRSISFEALSQLQENLVMSHACSTGAEVEPAIIRLMLFLKAHALSLGKSGVQVVTVQRIIDFYNNDVLPIVYDRGSLGASGDLAPLSNLFLPLIGMGEVRHKGVKRNADEVLKEFGWEPIKLQSKEGLALLNGTQFMSSHGVLALIRAFRLVKLADVVGALSLEAFDGRIEPFNELLHTIRPHQGQLETARNIRTILEGSELIARPKKHVQDPYSFRCMPQVHGASKDAIAYVASVLLTEVNSVTDNPTVFVDEDLVLSGGNFHGQPLALVLDFLAIALAELGNISERRVAQLILGLRGLPEFLVANPGLNSGYMIPQYAQASMVSQNKQLCTPASVDSIVSSNGQEDHVSMGGNAATKALRVVDNVERILAIELMNASQAIEFRRPAKTSPYLEEFLADFRKVVPFVEEDIIMYQAIDRAVAFIREGDFISE